The following DNA comes from Fusarium fujikuroi IMI 58289 draft genome, chromosome FFUJ_chr03.
GAAGAAAGTGATGGGCGTTTTTGTCTCATCTTTTTTGACACCATTGGTCTCTCCAACGAGGCTTTTTACTTGTCCAGTTGATAAGAACGGCGCAGCCAGTCGTGTCCAGACGGAGTTCACGCTGAACGGGTACATGAACTCAATGCTGCTACCTGCCAGCAGAGGTGTGAGAAGAGCGTTGACGGTGCCATGGATGTGATGAAGTGGCAAAACGTGCAAGAGTCTATCGCTGGAGGCATACTCCCATGCTTCCAAAAGGCACTTCGCTTGAGCTGTGAGGTTTGTCTGAGACAGAACGACACCTTTGGGTCGTGCAGTTGTCCCAGAAGTAAAAAGCATCATGCCGCCGCGAGGTGCATCGGAGAGGTCACGCAACttgacttcttcctcaaccgTAGAGACATTTCGCGTTCCATCGAGCTGGTAGAACAAGGGGGTGGTGTTCAATCCATCAGCGAGTACTTCCTCGGCCTTGGAAACATACTTGGCTGAAGAGACGAGAACAAGAGCCtcgctgttgttgatgatgtatCTTAGTTCAGGTGCAGGGAAAGAAGGGGCCAGTGGCACCGCAATGGCATTGCAAGCGAGAATGGCCAAGAGAGTCACTAGAAGGATCATGGCCGGATTAGTGCTACACAAGAGAGGGTGGTGGCGAGGGGAGAGTCGAGAGACATACCAACATATTCATAGCCACTTTCCACCAGGAAAGCAATTCTCTCGCCGGAAATACTAGCATCGCATTTCCCCGTCTTGGCGAGTAGCTGCTCTTTGGCACGCGCAACGCTATTAAGCAATGAATTGTACGAGAAGCTTGCGCCAGATTCGTTCTCCACTACAGCGACCGAGGACCCCTCATGCTTGAGGATAGCCTCAAAAAAGGCCGAACGATGGAGAGTGATGGTCATTTTCGACAGATTAGAAAGGTTGAGGATAGGCCGTGGACATGCTGAGACAGACTCCGCGACGTCTTTTCAATTGCTTCAAGTCAAAGCTAAGACACTCTTCCCAAATGTTGAGGCGCGCTATCGGGGAATCGGCGGGGACCGAGCGGGTCGCTTCGTAAAATGCCAGCTTGTGATTCCTCTGATGTCAAATTAGCTAAAGCGGGAGATCGGATATGCAAGATCGGCTTCTAAAAGTAGTTCCGACAGACCCGGCATCTGATCCGTCTGCGAACAAACGAGGGTATTAACTGGTCGATTTGGTGTTCAAAGTAAAAGTGAAACCCCAACAATAATTAGATAGCTGAGATTACAGCCCGTTAATTGTGCCTGCAGTTCCATCCTTGTGCTCATTGCATTCTTGCGTTCCACTTTGATCACCATGTTGGACAACTACACCCGGGAGAGCTACATCTTCGATGCAGGGCCATTGGGACATATTGAGGGTTTAACCATCACCTCCCATGGCGCTCCAGCCGTGCACTACTTTGGCGGTCTCCCATACGCTCTGCCCCCGGCTGGACAGTGGCGCTTCCGAGTCCCCCGGCGGCTCACCAAGCATTATCGATACGGCACAGCAACCGAGCCAGGGAAGTTCACAGGTGGCACGAGGGTTTGCCCCCAGCCTCCCAGCAGCAACACGCCAGACCCTTCTGTCATCAGCGAAGATTGCCTCCAACTAAACATCTGGGTCCCTGCTGGTCCACCTCCCAAGAATGGATGGCCCGTATGTTTCTACATCCATGGGGGTTTCCTCCAAGTCGGTACGAGCAACACAGAGCCAGAAGACCTGGTGTCGCTTCTAAGCGAATCTGCATTCCGCGCAATAATGGTCATGCCATCCTATAGGCTCAATGTGTTTGGGTTCCTCGCGAGCAGGGAATTAGCTGCCGAAGCGAGCTCTAATGGAGAGGCTACCGGAAACTATGGTCTATGGGATCAAAGATTGGCTTTGGAATGGACGCATGAGAACATATCATTCTTTGGCGGTGATACCGCAAATATCACAGTAGCAGGTTACTCCGCTGGCGCTTACTCAACCTTTCAACAACTGGCTCATGAGCTATTCCGCGTTCCTGAGGAAAAGGGAATCATAAGACGAGTAGCAATGTTCTCCAACAGCACAGGTGTCAGGCCCAAAGGTTTGCAGGATCAACAACTACAATGTGACGAGTTGCTCACGAGGCTTGGCATCAATCTGGCGCtttcagatgaggagaaacTGGCCAGTTTACGAGCAGTTCCTTATCAGAGACTCGTCGAAGCCCAAACCGGTATGAGAATATCAGAATTCCGCGTCTTGGCAGATGACACTTTCTATCCTATTGACCTGGTAAATAAGATCAACGATGGGGACTTCGCCAAAAAAATGAAGAATCGCGGGACAAGATTGATAAATGGTGAGTGCGAGAGTGAGCACATCATGTATCGTCACTGGCGCACTCCTCAAGAGTCTTATTCCGCCGTGTACCAAAGACTTCTAGCAGATTTCTCCCCTGAAGTCACCGAAAAGATCATGAACCACTATTGCGGATCCTCGAAGAACTTACCAGCGGGGTACGAGAACTGGGAAGACTTCTTCGGGCGCATCTACGCCAATGTCCAAGTCCATTATCTTCAGCGCGGCTTTCACAATGCCTTGTTCGCAGGTGGTCTTGACCCCGGTAAAGACATTTTTCGATATCGattggagaagagacttgACTGTGTAGCAGAAAAGGTTCCACTTGAGTGGGGAGTTACGCATCTCACCGACATCCCTGTTTGGTTATGGGGGTGCGGATATGAGGGAGGTCTGAGCGATCAGGAGAAAGAGTGGTTGAAGGGTTGGAATGAAGGTTTTGCGGCATTTGTTAGTGGCGATGAAGTGAATTGGGGGACTGCGAGTCCTAAAGAaatgagaagatggagaagtgATGGTGAGACCGATGTTTGGAAGGACATTTTATGGGAACAAGGTGTTGAGTTTTGGAAGCTTGTCAATTCAGGGTTTGAGCGGACGGAGCAAAAGGCGAATCACCAAGAACACGGTGTTCATCTCTAAAATAATTACAGTACAGTCATAGATAAAGGTCTCTT
Coding sequences within:
- a CDS encoding related to triacylglycerol lipase V precursor, which encodes MLDNYTRESYIFDAGPLGHIEGLTITSHGAPAVHYFGGLPYALPPAGQWRFRVPRRLTKHYRYGTATEPGKFTGGTRVCPQPPSSNTPDPSVISEDCLQLNIWVPAGPPPKNGWPVCFYIHGGFLQVGTSNTEPEDLVSLLSESAFRAIMVMPSYRLNVFGFLASRELAAEASSNGEATGNYGLWDQRLALEWTHENISFFGGDTANITVAGYSAGAYSTFQQLAHELFRVPEEKGIIRRVAMFSNSTGVRPKGLQDQQLQCDELLTRLGINLALSDEEKLASLRAVPYQRLVEAQTGMRISEFRVLADDTFYPIDLVNKINDGDFAKKMKNRGTRLINGECESEHIMYRHWRTPQESYSAVYQRLLADFSPEVTEKIMNHYCGSSKNLPAGYENWEDFFGRIYANVQVHYLQRGFHNALFAGGLDPGKDIFRYRLEKRLDCVAEKVPLEWGVTHLTDIPVWLWGCGYEGGLSDQEKEWLKGWNEGFAAFVSGDEVNWGTASPKEMRRWRSDGETDVWKDILWEQGVEFWKLVNSGFERTEQKANHQEHGVHL